The DNA sequence TTGCCAACAATACTCAGCCTTCTCCTTCAGGTTATACTTCCACACAATCGCCTGGAATACATGTGACGTAAAATTAAAGCCGTGAAGGCTTGCGATTGTATCAACTATGTCTTTCTGCCTCAATGGGTGAGTAATGTTTGGATCCTGAGTCTTGACTATGGCTAAGGGTCCGCCTGACTTTACCACGCCTTCGAGACCCACGACAACGTCAGCGCGCTCTATTTTCTTAGTTGATTCAAGTTTCACACTAAAAACGGTCAACAGTCGGCCCGTATCATAATTATTTCTTTGCACTTCATCGACGGATTCAGCCAATTCGGATAAGTACTGTTTCACAGCTCTGGTAGGTTTTTCTCTGTTCGTCTTTTCTGATATGTAGGCTATAGGGTCAATTGGCGTTGAAAACCCAAGTGGCAGCAGTTGCCAATTAACCTCTTCTTCTATCTTTGCATCAAAGGCTTCAGCCAGAAGGTCCTTAAAATTAATTATGCTTGTTTGGGCAAGTGCACATACAAGGATTCCAAATCCTTTTTCGTTATAGAAGTGAACTGCATTATCCCGATAAGTACTTAGTAATTCAAGATTTCTTCTTACAGGCAAAGAAGGGATGCTCTTTGGAAAGAGAACCTCTGACTTCGTCAATGCGTCCTTCCAAGATAGAGTCCTGTATGGTTGATTTCTTTTCTTCGGATAAAAGATGGACTGTCCATTTTTTGACAAAAGAGCCTTCAAGGCCAGTTCCCAAGCATTCAAGAGTAAAATTATGAAACACTCGTCCCTGTATTTGAAGATAGGCTTATTATAAATCTCTATGGCAGCAACC is a window from the Nitrospirota bacterium genome containing:
- a CDS encoding DUF3644 domain-containing protein, translated to MNYRGSYRKLLDNAKAAMVAAIEIYNKPIFKYRDECFIILLLNAWELALKALLSKNGQSIFYPKKRNQPYRTLSWKDALTKSEVLFPKSIPSLPVRRNLELLSTYRDNAVHFYNEKGFGILVCALAQTSIINFKDLLAEAFDAKIEEEVNWQLLPLGFSTPIDPIAYISEKTNREKPTRAVKQYLSELAESVDEVQRNNYDTGRLLTVFSVKLESTKKIERADVVVGLEGVVKSGGPLAIVKTQDPNITHPLRQKDIVDTIASLHGFNFTSHVFQAIVWKYNLKEKAEYCWQAEEGVLTKYSRDVIAWVKRLTKADIEDALKDYKSHLRAKRERSN